A single region of the Sorex araneus isolate mSorAra2 chromosome 7, mSorAra2.pri, whole genome shotgun sequence genome encodes:
- the SNRPE gene encoding small nuclear ribonucleoprotein E — MAYRGQGQKVQKVMVQPINLIFRYLQNRSRIQVWLYEQVNMRIEGCIIGFDEYMNLVLDDAEEIHSKTKSRKQLGRIMLKGDNITLLQSVSN, encoded by the exons ATGGCGTACCGCGGCCAGGGCCAGAAGGTGCAGAAGGTGATGGTGCAGCCCATC AACCTCATCTTCAGATACTTGCAAAAT agATCTCGGATTCAGGTGTGGCTTTATGAGCAAGTGAATATGCGGATAGAGGGCTGCATCATT GGCTTCGATGAGTATATGAACCTCGTGTTAGATGATGCAGAAGAGATTCACTCAAAAACAAAGTCAAGGAAACAACTGG GTCGGATCATGCTAAAAGGAGATAATATTACTCTGCTCCAGAGTGTCTCCAACTAG